In Micromonospora sp. LH3U1, one genomic interval encodes:
- a CDS encoding response regulator transcription factor, giving the protein MRITVVEDDDRVARGLVTVLTQAGFEVRRVATAAEAVRAAPSDVVLVDLGLPDGDGLDVIRKLRDHPQTAVIAVTARSEEHERVRGLRAGADDYIVKPFGIPELLARIDAVLRRTRAARALGQADESLVLGPMRIGVGTREVTVDGTPVSLTRKEFELLLLLARRAPNVVSRDVILDQIWGATWESSSRTLDTHIAALRHKLGPNVVIRTIHGVGYRLLADQPELIG; this is encoded by the coding sequence ATGCGGATAACCGTCGTCGAGGATGACGACCGCGTGGCGCGGGGTCTGGTGACCGTACTGACCCAGGCGGGCTTCGAGGTCCGCCGAGTCGCCACCGCCGCCGAGGCCGTGCGCGCCGCGCCGTCCGACGTGGTCCTCGTCGACCTGGGTCTCCCCGACGGCGACGGGCTCGACGTGATCCGCAAGCTGCGTGACCACCCGCAGACCGCCGTCATCGCCGTGACCGCGCGATCCGAGGAGCACGAGCGGGTCCGTGGCCTGCGCGCCGGCGCCGACGACTACATCGTCAAGCCGTTCGGCATCCCGGAGTTGCTCGCCCGGATCGACGCCGTCCTACGCCGCACCCGGGCAGCTCGTGCCCTCGGCCAGGCAGACGAGTCGCTCGTCCTCGGCCCGATGCGGATCGGCGTCGGCACCCGCGAGGTCACCGTCGACGGCACACCTGTGTCGTTGACCCGCAAGGAGTTCGAGTTGCTCCTGCTCCTGGCCCGGCGGGCGCCCAACGTGGTCAGCCGCGACGTCATCCTCGACCAGATCTGGGGCGCGACCTGGGAGTCGTCGAGTCGGACCCTGGACACCCACATCGCGGCGCTACGGCACAAGCTGGGGCCGAACGTGGTCATCCGCACGATCCACGGCGTCGGCTATCGGCTCCTGGCCGACCAGCCGGAGCTGATCGGCTGA